Sequence from the Cuniculiplasma divulgatum genome:
ACATAATATTCGCCGGTGAGGAAACCTCAGATTCCAGTACAGGGCATGTTGGGCCGGGAGTTGCGGAATTCCTGGACATAGACCAGATCACATATGCCAGCAAAGTTGAGTACAAGGACGGATTTGTCACAGCAGAGAGGGAACTGGAAGACGGAACTGAAGTTGTGAGAGTGCCAACGCCTGTTCTCGTCACAGTGCTCCTGAACTCAAATGTTCCAAGGAGGCAGACCCTGAGAAGGAAGATCGATGCCATAAGGCAGGGTTTTGAAAGCTGGGATCACGACAAGGTGGGTCTGCAGCCCGAATGGGTGGGAGTCCGCGGTTCACCAACAATTGTCAGGAAAATGAGGCCCATCAAGGAGAAGGAGCGGGCGGCCAAGAAAGTCGACATTGCCGGCATACCTGACCTTGTGAAGGAACTTTACCAGAAAGGCGTCATAAAGGTGGAGAGTGAATAAAGTGGCTGGAATAAAGTTTGCAGCACCTGCTGCTGACCTCAATGAATACAAGAATGTGTTCGTTTTCCTTGAGACCAGGGAAGACAGGCTCATGCGCCCCGCCCTTGAAATGATAGGTGTGGGTAAGAGGATGGCCGAAAAGGTGAATGAAAAGCTTGTATGTGTTCTTCTTGGCGGCGACATAAAGGATCAGGCAAAGGAGGCCGTTTCATACGGCTGTGATATTGTCCTTGGTGCTGAATCTCCCGTTCTGAGCACATACAGGACGCTGCCGTATTCCCACATCATTGCTGACTTTGTCAGGCAGGAGAAGCCAAACATATTCCTGATTCCAGCAACAAGGAACGGGCGTGATCTGGCGTCTCGCATTGCAGTGAGCTGCCAGGCCGGAGTAACGGCCGACTGCACGGAACTGGACATAGAGCAGGACACAAGGATACTGAGCGCCAACCGTCCAACATATGGGGAGAGCATGCTGGCCGAGATACTGTGCAGGAAGCACAGGCCGCAGATGGCCACAGCAAGACCAGGCATATTCCCTGTACCGGAAAAGATCAAATCCCACAAGGGGGAGATACGCATAAAGGAAGTCACTGTTGACAAATCAATGCTCAAGAAAGAAGTGCTGGAATTCAGGAAAAAAGAAGTTGTGGACCTCACGGCGGCAAAAGTCGTTGTATCCGGCGGCATGGGCCTTGGCAAACCTCAGGGTTTCTCACTCATAGGCCAGCTTGCCAGTGAGTTGAATGGTGTTGTTGGTGCAACCAGACCGGCAGTGGATATGGGCTGGATCACACGCGATCACCAGGTGGGCCAGACGGGGCAGACTGTGAGGCCGAGACTGTACCTTGCCGTGGGCATATCAGGGAAGATTCAGCATATCATGGGCATGAAGAACAGCGAGACAATAGTTTCCGTAAACACAGATCCCAATGCGGAGATAACAAAATACTCGGATTATGTCATAACTGAGGATCTGTATAAAGCTGTCCCTGTGCTTCTGGAGGAGATAAAGAAACTGAAGAAGTCGCCCCCACCACTGGTTCAGGAAGCCAGCAGCACACCAGCACAGTAATTATAGATTTTCATACCATTTTACCAATCTTTTATTCATAACTGCATTCTGTTTTTCCACCACGTTCAATCAAAATAATTTTAATTACAGTGATTATGACATACCATTGGCAAAAACTGTTGTGGTTCAGCGTTTCGGAAAGGACTCCAAACTGACGCTGCATCAGGTCATGCGCTACATGGAAGATTACAGGGACACCCATCCAACCAGGGACATATTCTTCGACGGGGACAGGTTTGCCCTCTGCTATGTGAAGAAATGATCAGATGGTCTGTTCAACGCTGCATTTCTCAATTTCCTTCAGTATCTTCTCCCTGAACTTATCCAGAGGAACAACTGAGGTCCTGTCCTTCCTGTTTCTGACTGAAACCGATCTTCCCTGCTCCTCTCTCTCGCCCACAACGAGAATGTAGGAAGGCCTCATCTGCCTTATGATCTTGATCTTCTTGTTCATGGTCTCCGTGCCGATGTCGGCCCTTGCCCTGATCCCGCTCCCCTTCAGGTACTTCTCGACCTCAATGGCATATTCATTGAATTTCTCGCTGACGGGCACGATGTACGCCTGCAGTGGAGCAAGCCAGGTGGGAAATTTTCCGGCAAAGTGTTCTATGAGGATTGCCATGAATCTCTCATATGACCCGAAGATGGCCCTGTGAATCATTATGATCCTGTCATGCTTGCTTTCGCTGTTTATGTAGTATAATCCGAAATTCGTTGGCATGAAGAAGTCAACCTGTATTGTGGAGAGCTGCCACATCCTTCCAAGCGCATCCCTGACGTGAACGTCTATCTTTGGCCCGTAGAAGGCTGCCTCTCCGGGATTCTCCGCATATTCAAGGCCGGATTGGTCAAGAGCCTGCCTCAGCTGATCTGTAGCCGTATCCCATGTGCTGAAATCCGGTGAAAGATCTGTGGAGCCACAGTTGGGGCATACAAGTTCCTCCTCCATGGCAGCCTTCCTGGCCTCCACGTCCGTACCGCACCTGTTGCAGTGGTACGTGATAAGGTAGTTCTCAGGGCTGTTCTTGTCAATGACGCTGAGATCGAAGGTCATGTCAACATGGCCAAGTATGCCAGAGAATGTGGCCTTCACCATCTCCATTATGGATTTCACCTCTCCCACGATCTGGTCGAAACGCATGAAACCGTGGCCATCGTCTATTGTGAACATCCTGGGTCTCGTGAGGCCTCCCACTTCACCTGATTTCTCGTACCTGTATACAGTTCCGGGCTCGCAGTATTTCACAGGCAGTTCCCTGTAGCTCTTTGGTGTCCGCTCGAATATTGTTATGTGCCCCGGGCAGTTCATCGGCTTCACTCCGTAGCTGTCCCCATCGCTCAGGGTGAAGAGGTACATGTTGGGCTTGTACTTGGCGTAATGGCCGGACTGCTTCCATATGACATCCCGGTAGATGTGGGGCGTGGATACCTCCTCCCATCCGTACTGCCTGTTGAGTCTTGCCATGAAGTTCATGAGTTCCTGCCGGATGATCATTCCGTTTGGAGTATAGAACGGGAATCCCGGGGCCCTTTGGGAATTGAACACCAGCAAATCCATTTCCTGTGCGATCTTTCTGTGGTCACGCTTCAGAGCCTCCTCCCTGTTCTTCAGGTATTCCTTCAGGGACTTCTCATCTGGAAAAGATGTGCCGTATATCCTCACAAGCATTGGGCGGTTTTCATCCGCCTTATAATGCGTGCTTGCAATGGACAGGAGCCGAAATGCCTTGAGGTAACCTGTGGACGGCACGTGGGGCCCCCTGCAGAAATCAACAAAGTCGCCCTGCCTGTAAACAGTTGAGGAACCGCCCTCTGGAACATTTTCCATTATCTTGTCAAGTTTGTACTGATTCCAGGCAAAAAGTTTCAGCAACTCCTCTCTGGAGAGTTCCTCCCTTTTCACCGTTATGTTCAGGGATGCAATCTGGTGCATCCTTTCCTCAATCCGCTCCAGATCTTCCTGATTTACCGGCTTCATGTCAATATCGTAGTAGAATCCATCATCCGTTGGAGGACCTGCATTTGGCCTGGCATCAGGAAAAAGTTCCAGGACTGCCTGAGCCAGAAGATGCGCCGTGGAGTGCCTTAATATTTTCAGCCCCCGGGGGCTGTCTGGAAAGATGGGCTCCAGAGTGGTATCCTGCTTCGCAATTGTGGACAGATCGTATTCAGCACCGTCCACCAGTGCCGCTATGGCATTCTTCACTCCTGAGGCTTTCAGGGCATCAGCAAAACTGACTCCCTTCTTTGCCACGATTTTTCCAGAATCCTTCTGAGGCATCAATGGGTTAAATTTAATTTGTATAAGAATGTTCCAGCCTATTCCCCGAGTGAATCGGCCATCCTGACAAGTTCTTCTGAACCCATTATGCTCAGGACCTTCTCCATGTCAAGGTACGGCGGCCTGTCGTTATTCAGCGGAGGGATCTTCTTTCTCAGGATATCCCTTATGGCAGAGACCCTGGCCGAAATTTTATCCTTCACAAATTCCAGAGCCTGGGCTCCCAGCAGGAACTCAATTGCAACTATGGCCTCAAGATTGTTGTTGATCTCTATGAGCTTGGTGGCCGCGTTTGTCCCCATGCTCACATGGTCCTCCTGGTTTGCACATGTTGGTATTGTATCTGCAGAAGATGGATTCGCCAGCGTCTTGTTCCTGTTGCACAGTGCAGCGGCGGTGTACTGAGGTATCATATATCCCGAGTTAAGGCCGCTGTCAGCCACAAGAAACGCCGGAAGCCCGCTCAGCGAAGTGTCGGTGATCCTGGCAATCCTGCGCTCAATCATGTTGCCCAGATCCGTCAGGGCAATGCCAAGAAAATCAGATGCAAATGCAACCGGTTCACCATGGAAATTGCCCACGGAAACATATTCGTCACCGTTGACCAGTGGATTATCGGTAACGGAATTTATTTCCCGTGAAATTACCTCGCTCACATAATTCAGGGTGTCAAGGACGGCGCCGTATACCTGCGGAATGCATCTGAGCGTGTATGGGTCCTGTACCTTGGTCCTGTTGGATTTCTCAACATTCTCGCTTCCGCTTATGAGGTTTCTCATGACCTCTGCAACAAACTGCT
This genomic interval carries:
- a CDS encoding electron transfer flavoprotein subunit beta/FixA family protein, whose product is MALEIIVMVKQVPDSQEVVIDPVTMNLNRSLTRNVTNRADENALEAALQIKDKTDAHVTVVSMGPPQAETTMIECLARGADRAILASDRFFGGADTYPTGLTLAATIKAIGKFDIIFAGEETSDSSTGHVGPGVAEFLDIDQITYASKVEYKDGFVTAERELEDGTEVVRVPTPVLVTVLLNSNVPRRQTLRRKIDAIRQGFESWDHDKVGLQPEWVGVRGSPTIVRKMRPIKEKERAAKKVDIAGIPDLVKELYQKGVIKVESE
- a CDS encoding electron transfer flavoprotein subunit alpha/FixB family protein, with protein sequence MNKVAGIKFAAPAADLNEYKNVFVFLETREDRLMRPALEMIGVGKRMAEKVNEKLVCVLLGGDIKDQAKEAVSYGCDIVLGAESPVLSTYRTLPYSHIIADFVRQEKPNIFLIPATRNGRDLASRIAVSCQAGVTADCTELDIEQDTRILSANRPTYGESMLAEILCRKHRPQMATARPGIFPVPEKIKSHKGEIRIKEVTVDKSMLKKEVLEFRKKEVVDLTAAKVVVSGGMGLGKPQGFSLIGQLASELNGVVGATRPAVDMGWITRDHQVGQTGQTVRPRLYLAVGISGKIQHIMGMKNSETIVSVNTDPNAEITKYSDYVITEDLYKAVPVLLEEIKKLKKSPPPLVQEASSTPAQ
- a CDS encoding threonine--tRNA ligase, with the translated sequence MPQKDSGKIVAKKGVSFADALKASGVKNAIAALVDGAEYDLSTIAKQDTTLEPIFPDSPRGLKILRHSTAHLLAQAVLELFPDARPNAGPPTDDGFYYDIDMKPVNQEDLERIEERMHQIASLNITVKREELSREELLKLFAWNQYKLDKIMENVPEGGSSTVYRQGDFVDFCRGPHVPSTGYLKAFRLLSIASTHYKADENRPMLVRIYGTSFPDEKSLKEYLKNREEALKRDHRKIAQEMDLLVFNSQRAPGFPFYTPNGMIIRQELMNFMARLNRQYGWEEVSTPHIYRDVIWKQSGHYAKYKPNMYLFTLSDGDSYGVKPMNCPGHITIFERTPKSYRELPVKYCEPGTVYRYEKSGEVGGLTRPRMFTIDDGHGFMRFDQIVGEVKSIMEMVKATFSGILGHVDMTFDLSVIDKNSPENYLITYHCNRCGTDVEARKAAMEEELVCPNCGSTDLSPDFSTWDTATDQLRQALDQSGLEYAENPGEAAFYGPKIDVHVRDALGRMWQLSTIQVDFFMPTNFGLYYINSESKHDRIIMIHRAIFGSYERFMAILIEHFAGKFPTWLAPLQAYIVPVSEKFNEYAIEVEKYLKGSGIRARADIGTETMNKKIKIIRQMRPSYILVVGEREEQGRSVSVRNRKDRTSVVPLDKFREKILKEIEKCSVEQTI
- the hutH gene encoding histidine ammonia-lyase — its product is MIIIDGSSLTVEDIFKVASKGEKVEISDEALENVDRSHRSLLHLTEGGKKIYGVNTGFGSLLNVEISEKDMGNLQSNLIRSHSSGFGKPMSESHVRSMMLVRANSLVKGFSGVRKELVLTLVDLLNNGFYPFVPTFGSVGASGDLAPLAHVALAMMGEGETLDVDGKRIPAAQFLSSVGIKPFKFREKEGVAFINGTSTISGILAYELHRSYLTFRESLLSSSLSFEALKGTSKAFTQWAIATRPHPGQQFVAEVMRNLISGSENVEKSNRTKVQDPYTLRCIPQVYGAVLDTLNYVSEVISREINSVTDNPLVNGDEYVSVGNFHGEPVAFASDFLGIALTDLGNMIERRIARITDTSLSGLPAFLVADSGLNSGYMIPQYTAAALCNRNKTLANPSSADTIPTCANQEDHVSMGTNAATKLIEINNNLEAIVAIEFLLGAQALEFVKDKISARVSAIRDILRKKIPPLNNDRPPYLDMEKVLSIMGSEELVRMADSLGE